One genomic region from Xyrauchen texanus isolate HMW12.3.18 chromosome 4, RBS_HiC_50CHRs, whole genome shotgun sequence encodes:
- the LOC127639115 gene encoding protein FAM98A-like, translating into MERDIGTIASIKALGYKKSECLSKCTCDELPCPLLTWLVSELRASCPDVPARTIGGAVLVGELRQVLKEMSCPQNALTSENFSPLLLCRLTEYLVSELMAAHMLMYREVHPEDAEQKFESKGKEQRKWESLTMDSKDGHQEDSQVEEDITNWKEFTKNVGGLFHALGLEASSQISDACAEVESRVASLPEGVVPEPLLKTSLNSVQWKTINEIDKALRKDYECRRQMVIKRFYVTLQSFGWGERAQEHNAVLSSMPPFSPSFESSISIAKLLAAREDQSRILPVKAGPSTALHKVLMGSVPDRGGRPGEIEPPMPSFTSRREGASSHQYKKNRREYSGKKKKKKPN; encoded by the exons ATGGAGAGAGATATTGGCACAATTGCTTCAATTAAAGCTCTTGG GTATAAGAAGAGTGAGTGCCTGAGCAAATGTACATGTGATGAATTACCTTGTCCACTGCTTACCTGGTTGGTCTCGGAGCTAAGAGCAAGTTGCCCAGATGTGCCAG cacGGACGATTGGTGGTGCAGTTCTGGTGGGGGAGTTGAGGCAGGTGCTTAAGGAGATGTCCTGTCCACAAAATGCACTCACATCAGAGAACTTTAGCCCACTTCTCCTGTGCAGACTGACTG AGTACTTGGTATCAGAGCTAATGGCAGCACATATGCTGATGTACAGAGAGGTTCATCCAGAAGATGCTGAACAGAAATTTGAGTCAAAGGGCAAAGAGCAAAGAAAATGGGAGAGTCTTACAATGGACAGTAAGGATGGGCATCAAGAAGACAGTCAAGTAGAGGAGGATATAACTAATTGGAAAGAATTTACTAAGAATGTGGGAGGACTGTTTCATGCTCTTGGGTTAGAAGCTTCCTCTCAGATAAGTGATGCCTGTGCAGAA GTGGAGTCACGGGTTGCATCACTTCCAGAGGGTGTAGTGCCAGAGCCATTACTGAAGACTAGTTTGAACTCTGTTCAGTGg AAAACGATTAATGAAATTGACAAAGCTCTCCGTAAGGATTATGAGTGTCGGCGCCAAATGGTGATCAAGCGTTTCTATGTCACACTTCAGTCTTTTGGTTGGGGAGAGAGGGCACAG gagcacAATGCTGTGCTTTCTTCCATGCCACCCTTTTCCCCCTCTTTTGAGTCCTCTATCTCCATTGCTAAGCTATTGGCCGCCAGAGAGGACCAGTCTCGCATTTTGCCAGTTAAAGCTGGACCTTCAACAGCTCTTCACAAG GTTCTAATGGGCAGTGTGCCAGATAGAGGGGGACGTCCAGGAGAGATTGAGCCACCAATGCCCAGCTTCACCAGTCGCAGGGAGGGAGCAAGCAGTCATCAGTACAAAAAGAATAGACGAGAATACTcaggaaagaagaaaaaaaagaaacctaattag
- the LOC127639122 gene encoding putative nuclease HARBI1 → MACPFIDEVVDEGAIVLRRAFQRERTFRGRSDPLAFNDSYLYERYRFSRDGIAYICRLLSPHIANNTRRNRALTVPQTVCIALRFFASGTFLNTVGDAENISKASVCRSVRTVYLSLKVHSFFTRLLNVFITFPGHKAIRTIKHAFYGIAGFPNVIGALDCTHVRIKCPSGPHEADFLNRKSVHSINVQMISDADCIITNVEAKWPGSVHDSRIFRASSLYQQLARGEFSGVLLGDKGYPCLPYLLTPHQDRYNNAHARTRGCIEMAFGLIKSRFQCLKHLRVTPPRACDIVVACVVLHNIACLRRERQPRIVEEEDWGNEAVLEENETGRLIRDTYANNYFA, encoded by the exons ATGGCGTGTCCTTTCATAGATGAGGTGGTGGATGAGGGAGCTATAGTCTTGCGGAGGGCATTTCAAAGAGAGAGAACTTTCAGAGGCAGGTCAGACCCATTGGCTTTTAATGACAGCTACCTGTATGAGCGATATAGGTTCTCAAGAGATGGCATTGCATATATTTGTAGATTACTAAGCCCACACATTGCAAATAATACACGCCGCAACAGAGCGCTCACAGTCCCACAGACGGTGTGCATTGCACTTCGCTTTTTTGCCAGTGGAACATTTTTGAACACAGTTGGAGATGCAGAGAATATCAGCAAAGCATCAGTTTGCCGCTCTGTACGAACTGTGTACCTTTCTTTAAAGGTACACAGTTTCTTCACAAGACTACTCAATGTGTTCATCACATTCCCTGGCCACAAAGCTATTCGTACCATTAAACATGCCTTTTATGGAATAGCTG GTTTCCCAAATGTTATCGGTGCATTGGACTGCACCCATGTGCGTATTAAGTGTCCGTCTGGTCCACATGAAGCAGACTTTTTGAATAGGAAATCAGTACATAGCATCAATGTACAG ATGATTAGTGATGCAGATTGCATCATCACAAATGTAGAGGCCAAATGGCCAGGCTCTGTGCATGACTCCAGAATCTTTAGAGCCTCATCTCTCTACCAGCAACTAGCAAGAG GAGAATTCTCAGGAGTTTTGCTGGGAGACAAGGGATACCCATGCCTGCCTTACCTCTTGACTCCCCATCAGGACCGCTACAACAATGCCCATGCACGCACAAGAGGTTGTATAGAGATGGCATTTGGGCTGATAAAGTCAAGGTTTCAGTGCCTGAAGCACCTCAGAGTGACTCCACCTAGGGCATGTGACATTGTAGTTGCTTGTGTAGTGCTCCATAACATTGCTTGTCTGAGGAGAGAGAGGCAACCAAGGATTGTTGAAGAGGAAGACTGGGGCAATGAAGCAGTATTGGAAGAAAACGAAACAGGCAGACTTATACGAGACAcatatgcaaataattattttgcttaa